The proteins below are encoded in one region of Legionella antarctica:
- the scpB gene encoding SMC-Scp complex subunit ScpB — MDENELKNIIEAILLSANEPISLEKIQEVFDENQRPTIEYLKIVMVNLKTDYSLRAFELIQVASGYQVQTKPEYSFWVSRMQIEKPAKYSRALLETLAIIAYKQPVTRADIEEIRGVAVNSQIMKTLMEREWIRIAGHKNVPGKPAVYTTTKEFLNYFNLNYLNELPSLPEVLETLTVHNAKQTNEECITE; from the coding sequence ATGGATGAGAATGAGTTAAAAAATATAATTGAAGCCATACTTTTAAGTGCTAATGAACCAATTTCTTTAGAAAAAATACAAGAAGTTTTTGATGAAAATCAAAGACCTACAATAGAATATTTAAAAATAGTAATGGTTAACTTAAAGACCGATTATTCACTACGAGCCTTTGAGTTAATTCAAGTTGCAAGTGGCTATCAAGTGCAAACCAAACCCGAATATAGTTTCTGGGTATCTCGTATGCAAATTGAAAAGCCTGCCAAATATTCACGTGCATTACTTGAAACTTTGGCAATTATTGCTTATAAGCAACCTGTTACTCGGGCAGATATTGAAGAAATACGTGGTGTTGCAGTGAACAGCCAGATAATGAAAACTCTGATGGAAAGAGAATGGATTCGAATTGCAGGTCATAAAAATGTTCCTGGAAAACCAGCTGTTTATACTACAACTAAAGAATTTTTGAATTATTTTAATCTAAACTATTTAAACGAACTTCCATCCTTACCCGAAGTTTTGGAAACATTGACAGTGCATAATGCAAAGCAAACTAATGAAGAGTGTATTACTGAATGA
- a CDS encoding L-threonylcarbamoyladenylate synthase, with amino-acid sequence MSQFFALHPDNPQARLLRKAVTIIEEGGLIVYPTDSGYALGCSLGNKSALERIRRLRQLDKNHNMTLVCRDLSQLGMYAKVSNSIFRLLKAFTPGSYTFILNATHEVPRLMLHPKRRTLGLRVPDNTITLSLLDCLEAPLMSTTLILPGAQAPLSEPESIKDLLGAQTDLIIDGGNCGHEPTTVVDLTGEYPVILREGKGDPEPFR; translated from the coding sequence ATGAGTCAGTTTTTCGCATTACATCCTGATAATCCTCAAGCTCGTTTGCTAAGAAAAGCAGTTACCATTATCGAAGAAGGTGGATTAATTGTTTACCCAACCGACTCTGGTTATGCATTGGGCTGTAGTCTTGGGAATAAATCAGCTCTTGAGCGGATAAGGCGTTTAAGACAACTGGATAAAAATCACAATATGACTTTAGTTTGCCGTGATTTATCGCAGCTTGGAATGTACGCTAAAGTATCAAATTCCATATTCAGGCTTTTGAAGGCTTTTACGCCAGGCTCATATACATTTATTCTTAATGCTACTCATGAAGTACCACGTTTGATGCTTCATCCTAAGAGAAGAACCTTAGGTCTTAGAGTACCAGACAATACCATAACTTTGTCTTTGCTCGATTGTTTGGAAGCTCCTTTAATGAGTACCACCTTGATTCTTCCTGGCGCACAAGCACCGCTGAGCGAGCCGGAGTCCATTAAAGATCTTTTAGGTGCTCAGACTGACCTTATTATTGATGGTGGTAATTGCGGTCATGAACCTACCACAGTAGTTGATTTAACCGGTGAGTATCCCGTAATTTTAAGAGAAGGGAAGGGCGATCCTGAACCCTTTAGATAA
- a CDS encoding PHP domain-containing protein — MIDLHCHSNFSDGTLSPEELIQKAQNQQLLCLSLTDHDTVAGYSALNQAASTTKIKIINGIELSTRWKKYDIHILGYQINHTSCLINLIQLQNQSRIERAVAIGKSLSLVGVSDAYDKACDLAGHVRVGRPHFARVLINEGKTRDMKSAFKQFLGRGKGAYIPTPWISIPEAVKAIVESQGKAVIAHPLKYGLTRSKLHELIKEFKETGGDGIEVVSGEMTVSQIQEMAATSMRFNLLASSGSDFHSDALSRINLGRQKQLPVNCKPIWHDWNI, encoded by the coding sequence ATGATTGATCTCCATTGCCATAGTAATTTCTCCGATGGGACGCTAAGCCCTGAAGAATTAATACAAAAGGCCCAAAATCAACAGTTACTGTGCTTGTCTCTGACTGATCATGATACTGTTGCTGGTTATAGTGCATTAAATCAAGCAGCCTCAACCACCAAAATTAAAATAATTAATGGGATAGAGCTTAGCACTCGCTGGAAGAAATATGATATTCATATATTAGGTTATCAAATCAATCATACTTCATGTTTAATTAATTTAATTCAACTTCAAAATCAAAGTAGAATAGAGCGAGCAGTAGCAATTGGTAAGTCGCTGTCTTTAGTTGGCGTATCAGACGCTTATGATAAAGCGTGTGATTTGGCTGGGCATGTACGAGTTGGACGTCCTCATTTTGCTCGTGTTTTAATAAACGAAGGCAAAACAAGAGATATGAAATCGGCTTTTAAACAATTTTTAGGAAGAGGTAAGGGGGCTTATATTCCCACGCCATGGATCAGTATCCCCGAAGCGGTCAAGGCAATAGTTGAATCACAGGGTAAAGCAGTTATTGCCCACCCCCTAAAATACGGATTGACGCGTTCTAAATTGCATGAGTTAATCAAAGAATTTAAGGAGACTGGTGGGGATGGTATTGAAGTGGTTTCGGGTGAAATGACCGTGTCACAAATCCAGGAAATGGCTGCAACAAGTATGAGGTTTAATTTACTAGCCTCTTCTGGCTCAGATTTTCATAGTGACGCATTATCTCGCATAAACCTTGGACGACAGAAGCAACTACCAGTAAACTGTAAGCCTATTTGGCATGATTGGAACATCTAA
- a CDS encoding WD40 repeat domain-containing protein, whose amino-acid sequence MLNPGSMKNKHCFFRTPNHLHSREIPAHAQNFTELGLQKAKLDHVFDDDDPSPYADSLCRALWGVSYQQIYRAPILGFSLPRTQDPVISIRKNPPYVVNNGRCLDLPGLSNDYFVTPICWATEELTYIGLESKLYSYNVIKLQSKKINVGSIADSPITALAYNSSLSVLVRAGSDSSLQFIDTHSNKQTRLNHAESAHTNIVSDMNHGFYMIGKTSHALIHYDLREHTITHSAQFPNSMLTGLAINKHTLAISTDGCIQLYDARKWGKPQLNFEGHNPPSKALDFSPNTGKRIVTGGGAGDQTLKVWNTDTGKIIAQKNMGNLICGVHWLDHDGFFVTQGCNNNGVSCWSIQDSKLSMDASSTLHSDEILFSAQNPVNKDQLITASSGMDESLRFWSVSNTKKPVKVSETSSSLTLPIIR is encoded by the coding sequence TTGTTAAATCCAGGTAGCATGAAAAATAAACACTGTTTTTTTCGAACGCCGAACCATCTGCACAGCAGAGAAATACCTGCTCATGCTCAAAATTTCACAGAATTAGGCCTCCAAAAGGCAAAATTAGACCATGTCTTTGATGACGATGATCCATCTCCTTACGCTGATTCACTCTGCAGAGCTTTATGGGGTGTTTCCTATCAACAGATTTATCGGGCACCTATATTAGGTTTTTCACTTCCTCGTACCCAGGATCCCGTAATATCTATTAGAAAAAACCCCCCGTATGTCGTGAATAATGGACGATGTCTTGATTTACCAGGATTATCGAATGACTATTTTGTTACACCTATCTGTTGGGCTACTGAAGAATTGACTTACATTGGATTAGAGTCTAAATTGTATTCCTATAATGTAATTAAGCTTCAGTCTAAGAAAATTAATGTTGGTTCTATTGCAGACTCACCGATTACCGCTTTAGCTTATAACTCTTCATTATCAGTGTTAGTAAGAGCTGGATCAGACTCCAGCCTCCAATTTATAGATACTCATTCAAATAAGCAAACTCGATTGAATCATGCAGAGTCTGCTCATACAAATATCGTGTCTGATATGAATCATGGTTTTTATATGATTGGAAAAACCAGTCATGCTCTGATCCATTATGATTTGCGTGAACATACAATAACTCATTCAGCGCAATTTCCGAATTCTATGCTCACCGGATTAGCTATAAATAAACATACTCTGGCAATTAGTACAGATGGATGTATACAACTGTACGATGCACGAAAATGGGGTAAGCCCCAACTAAATTTTGAAGGACATAATCCGCCATCAAAAGCATTAGATTTTTCTCCAAATACGGGTAAGCGAATAGTGACCGGAGGTGGGGCAGGTGACCAAACTTTAAAAGTGTGGAATACTGATACAGGAAAAATTATTGCTCAAAAGAACATGGGCAATCTAATATGTGGTGTTCATTGGTTGGATCATGATGGATTTTTTGTTACTCAAGGATGTAATAATAATGGTGTTTCATGTTGGTCAATTCAGGACTCTAAGCTTTCAATGGACGCAAGCAGTACTCTCCATAGCGATGAAATTCTATTTTCTGCTCAAAATCCCGTAAACAAGGACCAATTAATAACAGCTTCAAGTGGAATGGATGAATCATTGCGTTTCTGGTCAGTAAGTAATACCAAAAAACCAGTGAAAGTATCGGAAACCAGTTCCTCCCTAACCCTACCAATAATTCGTTAA
- a CDS encoding PhoH family protein produces MSSTLSGNIIKLPHLSTQEMANLCGVLHSNFKLLEDHFNLTIKIKKNTITLHGSSEKSLKDIKEIFNLLYPLCYKPVDTQTIRVLINEDYQTAMTHHVKLARKSISARNNKQATFLDSIDKFGITFAVGPAGTGKTYLAVSKAIESFEKGEVQRLIFVRPAVEAGEKLGFLPGDLVEKVLPYLRPIYDALYEMIGFKETQKMIQSDIIEVLPLAFMRGRTLNESFIILDEAQNTTVMQMKMFLTRMGFGSKTVITGDITQVDLPKGIDSGLAHAINLFKKIPEISIHTFTSREVVRHPLVSKIVDCYDNEFTGSKK; encoded by the coding sequence TTGAGCAGTACACTAAGCGGCAACATCATAAAACTACCACATCTCAGTACGCAGGAAATGGCTAATCTGTGTGGCGTTTTACATAGTAATTTCAAGTTGTTAGAAGATCACTTCAATTTAACAATCAAAATCAAAAAGAATACCATAACACTCCACGGATCTTCTGAAAAGTCACTTAAAGATATCAAAGAAATATTTAATCTATTATACCCTTTGTGCTACAAACCTGTAGATACACAAACTATCCGTGTTTTAATCAATGAGGATTACCAAACAGCGATGACTCATCATGTTAAATTAGCCCGCAAATCCATTTCAGCGCGAAATAATAAACAAGCAACATTTCTTGATTCCATTGACAAATTCGGAATCACCTTTGCTGTTGGCCCCGCCGGAACAGGAAAAACCTATCTTGCTGTTTCCAAGGCTATTGAGAGCTTTGAAAAAGGTGAGGTACAAAGACTGATTTTTGTAAGGCCAGCCGTAGAAGCGGGTGAAAAATTAGGTTTTCTACCAGGCGACCTGGTCGAAAAAGTCCTTCCTTATTTGAGACCTATATACGATGCTTTGTATGAAATGATTGGTTTTAAAGAAACACAAAAAATGATTCAAAGTGACATTATCGAAGTATTACCCCTGGCGTTCATGCGTGGCCGTACTCTAAATGAATCCTTTATCATTCTTGATGAAGCCCAGAATACTACAGTAATGCAAATGAAAATGTTCTTAACCCGAATGGGGTTTGGTTCTAAAACTGTCATAACTGGCGATATCACCCAAGTTGACTTACCTAAGGGAATTGATTCAGGTCTTGCTCATGCCATCAATTTGTTCAAAAAAATTCCAGAGATAAGCATTCATACATTTACAAGTCGTGAAGTAGTAAGACATCCCCTGGTATCGAAAATTGTTGATTGCTATGACAATGAATTTACAGGAAGTAAGAAATGA
- a CDS encoding segregation and condensation protein A: protein MSTDLSVKPEVRAVVDGKELMQVPDDLFIPPDALEVLLDSFSGPLDLLLYLIRKQNIDILDIPMMSITRQYLQYIQLMECQRLELAADYLLMAAMLAEIKSRLLLPVSANTEDVEDEDPRMTLVKRLQAYEQIKQAAELLDTLPRKDRDTYVIQIMPSELESLKLHPEVGIADLIEAMKALLQQEERMAHHQVAREIMSVRERMSQILLQLQQYKVLEFNQLFTMEEGRMGLVVSLLAILELARQSLLTLTQTQAFSPIHLQAA, encoded by the coding sequence ATGAGTACCGACTTATCAGTAAAACCGGAGGTACGCGCTGTAGTTGACGGTAAAGAGCTTATGCAGGTACCGGATGACTTGTTTATCCCTCCAGATGCTTTAGAAGTACTACTTGACTCGTTTAGCGGGCCTTTGGATTTACTTTTGTATCTGATCAGAAAACAAAATATAGACATACTTGACATACCCATGATGAGCATTACCAGGCAGTATCTGCAATACATTCAACTGATGGAGTGTCAGAGATTAGAGCTTGCAGCCGATTACTTACTGATGGCGGCTATGTTGGCTGAAATTAAATCCCGATTATTATTGCCTGTTTCAGCTAATACTGAGGATGTGGAGGATGAAGACCCAAGGATGACGTTGGTGAAAAGATTACAGGCTTACGAGCAAATAAAACAAGCGGCTGAATTGCTTGACACACTTCCCAGAAAAGACAGGGACACCTATGTAATACAAATAATGCCTTCAGAACTGGAGAGCTTAAAGCTCCATCCTGAGGTTGGGATAGCTGATCTAATTGAGGCGATGAAAGCATTATTGCAACAAGAAGAGCGTATGGCTCATCATCAAGTTGCCAGGGAAATTATGTCTGTTCGTGAACGAATGAGTCAAATTTTACTTCAACTGCAACAATATAAGGTTTTAGAATTCAATCAATTATTTACCATGGAAGAGGGCCGGATGGGATTGGTTGTTTCTTTGCTGGCTATTCTTGAGTTGGCCCGACAATCTTTATTGACCCTAACCCAAACCCAGGCATTTTCTCCCATACATTTACAGGCGGCATGA
- a CDS encoding ABC transporter permease produces MAINNTILSKQEIKWISELRVTRISDNHEVLIYPMGAERYLSLVLSGEKKGRYGIRADIEGKNVLVIPGYGNSAFLFAQTGAKSVTVYDKDPVTIAWIKGFKKYYHYREYNSQGHPYPSIGELLAALTCWYPPLLTLPSGMFKNTMCWIINPKSLRRAYIYYMLSLVRHAIKLKEEDGFELDKNIKFYAGEVHQVIAHKEIETFDTAFVPYLLGVRNGIEGEKDIVDFIKQLICIVPEGRILVSPARDTKEFNLIGQRYFVTTGYPNIQAIPGLKPYAIGGDNEWFKTQGLAVFGLVRC; encoded by the coding sequence ATGGCTATTAATAATACTATATTAAGCAAGCAAGAAATAAAATGGATATCAGAACTGCGCGTGACACGAATTTCTGATAATCATGAGGTGTTAATCTACCCAATGGGAGCGGAAAGGTATTTATCCCTGGTCTTATCTGGAGAGAAGAAAGGTCGATATGGTATCAGGGCTGATATAGAAGGAAAGAATGTCTTAGTAATACCTGGTTATGGAAATAGTGCGTTCCTGTTTGCTCAGACTGGAGCAAAATCAGTTACGGTATATGATAAAGATCCTGTTACCATAGCCTGGATAAAAGGATTTAAGAAATATTATCATTATAGAGAATATAACTCTCAAGGACATCCTTACCCCTCAATTGGTGAGTTACTCGCAGCATTGACTTGTTGGTATCCTCCTCTTCTCACGTTACCCTCTGGAATGTTTAAAAACACCATGTGTTGGATCATTAACCCCAAATCATTGAGGCGGGCATATATTTATTACATGTTGTCATTAGTTCGTCATGCAATAAAGCTTAAGGAAGAAGATGGCTTTGAATTGGATAAAAATATAAAATTTTATGCTGGAGAAGTGCATCAAGTAATAGCTCATAAGGAAATAGAAACTTTTGATACCGCTTTTGTTCCTTATTTGTTAGGAGTGCGAAACGGTATTGAGGGTGAGAAAGATATAGTGGATTTTATTAAGCAATTGATTTGCATAGTTCCTGAAGGACGTATTTTGGTTAGTCCAGCACGAGACACAAAAGAATTTAATTTAATCGGCCAGCGCTATTTTGTCACAACAGGTTATCCAAACATCCAGGCAATTCCAGGATTAAAGCCCTATGCAATTGGGGGAGACAATGAGTGGTTCAAAACCCAGGGCCTTGCAGTTTTTGGATTAGTACGATGCTGA
- the ybeY gene encoding rRNA maturation RNase YbeY: MTYYIDIQNVTQESLPLTETKLSKLAELALKGHQKDAELTIRIVNSAEMIHLNHTYRKQNKTTNVLAFPCSLPDNIELECPLLGDVIICPEVLMMESRKLNKSLEEHWSLIVIHGVLHLLGYDHVRDDEAIIMQSLEAELLAEIGYSNPYDLEVNELE; encoded by the coding sequence ATGACTTACTACATCGACATTCAAAATGTTACTCAAGAGTCGTTACCTTTAACAGAAACTAAATTATCAAAGCTGGCCGAACTCGCCCTTAAGGGGCATCAGAAGGATGCTGAGTTAACGATACGCATCGTTAACTCAGCAGAAATGATCCATTTAAATCATACTTATAGAAAACAAAATAAAACGACTAATGTGCTGGCTTTCCCTTGTTCATTACCTGATAACATTGAACTTGAATGTCCCCTTTTGGGAGATGTTATTATTTGTCCGGAAGTGTTAATGATGGAAAGTCGAAAACTTAATAAATCACTTGAGGAGCATTGGTCTTTAATTGTAATTCATGGAGTACTGCATTTATTGGGATATGATCACGTCAGGGATGATGAAGCCATCATAATGCAGTCACTTGAAGCGGAGCTATTAGCTGAAATTGGCTATTCCAATCCTTATGACTTAGAGGTAAATGAACTTGAATAA
- the rluB gene encoding 23S rRNA pseudouridine(2605) synthase RluB encodes MSSERVQKILSQAGLGSRREMERWIESGWVQVNGKAVKLGDSAGPLDKITVKGKLISNPLKIKLNTRVLLYHKPVGEISSRHDPKFDKTVFDNLPHLKQGRWIQVGRLDLNTSGLLIFTNNGELANQLMHPKYGLEREYAVRVHGQVSPESLRNLEKGVTLDDGVAKFNHIEFRGGEGSNSWYHVILNEGRNREVRRLWETQGVEVSRLIRIRYGMLSMPRFLTRGQTYELSPKQVTEFLSSLPKV; translated from the coding sequence ATGAGCAGCGAAAGGGTACAAAAAATATTAAGTCAGGCTGGCCTGGGTTCTCGCCGTGAAATGGAGCGATGGATAGAAAGTGGTTGGGTTCAAGTTAATGGTAAAGCAGTGAAGCTGGGTGATTCAGCAGGCCCACTTGATAAAATTACTGTAAAAGGTAAATTGATCTCTAATCCATTAAAGATAAAATTAAATACAAGAGTTTTACTTTATCATAAGCCAGTGGGTGAAATTTCAAGTCGTCATGATCCAAAATTTGATAAAACAGTATTTGATAATTTACCTCATTTAAAACAGGGGCGCTGGATACAGGTTGGTCGCCTGGATCTTAATACATCAGGATTACTTATTTTTACTAATAATGGTGAATTGGCGAATCAATTAATGCATCCTAAATATGGTCTTGAAAGAGAGTATGCAGTGAGAGTGCATGGCCAAGTGAGTCCGGAATCTTTACGTAATTTGGAAAAAGGAGTCACTCTGGATGATGGAGTTGCAAAATTTAATCATATAGAGTTTCGTGGTGGTGAGGGATCCAACTCCTGGTATCATGTTATATTGAATGAAGGTCGAAATCGCGAAGTAAGACGTCTTTGGGAGACTCAAGGTGTTGAGGTAAGTCGTTTAATTAGAATACGATACGGCATGCTTTCCATGCCAAGATTTTTAACCCGAGGCCAGACATATGAGCTTAGCCCCAAACAAGTGACTGAGTTTCTAAGTTCATTACCTAAGGTGTAG
- a CDS encoding tryptophan--tRNA ligase, which yields MSALFTSNKRVVSGMRVSGRLHLGHYHGVLKNWIKLQHQYDCFFFAADWHGLTTQYEDPSFIKKHVWDMVIDWLACGLNPGLSTIFIQSWVPEHAELHLLLSMITPLGWLERVPTYKDQQEKLKEKDLSTYGFLGYPLLQSADVLLYHADCVPVGEDQVAHIELIREVARRFNHIYGKETNFEELAVEAVAKMGKKNGKIYKELRRQFQENGVHEAIKTAQALLEDQSNLSIGDKERLLGYLEGSGKIILPEPQPMLTENAKMPGIDGQKMSKSYNNTIMLREQPEQVEKKVLTMPTDPARVKRTDPGEPEKCPVWQFHKIYSNNEVKDWVQKGCRSAGIGCIDCKRPVIDAINQELTPIQESIADYEADLGSVKRIVSEGSESAREEANKTLNTVREVMGLDY from the coding sequence ATGTCAGCATTATTTACTTCCAATAAACGAGTTGTTTCTGGAATGCGTGTCAGTGGAAGATTACATCTTGGACATTATCATGGTGTATTAAAAAACTGGATTAAATTACAACATCAATATGATTGTTTCTTTTTTGCAGCTGATTGGCATGGTTTAACAACCCAATATGAAGATCCCAGCTTTATTAAAAAACATGTATGGGACATGGTAATTGATTGGTTGGCATGTGGTCTTAATCCTGGACTATCAACAATCTTTATTCAATCCTGGGTCCCTGAGCATGCTGAATTACATCTGCTTTTATCGATGATTACCCCTTTAGGTTGGTTGGAACGAGTCCCTACCTACAAAGATCAGCAGGAAAAACTAAAAGAGAAAGACCTATCCACATACGGATTTTTAGGTTATCCCTTATTACAAAGTGCTGATGTGTTACTGTATCACGCAGACTGTGTCCCTGTTGGGGAAGATCAGGTAGCTCACATAGAGTTAATACGTGAAGTAGCTCGTCGATTTAATCATATTTATGGAAAAGAGACTAATTTTGAAGAATTAGCTGTAGAAGCTGTAGCTAAGATGGGCAAAAAAAATGGGAAAATTTATAAAGAATTAAGAAGACAGTTTCAAGAGAATGGCGTTCACGAGGCTATAAAAACAGCACAGGCGCTTTTAGAGGATCAATCAAATTTATCTATCGGTGATAAAGAAAGGTTGTTAGGATATTTAGAAGGAAGCGGTAAGATTATATTGCCAGAGCCTCAGCCCATGCTCACCGAAAATGCTAAGATGCCAGGAATTGATGGTCAAAAAATGTCCAAGTCTTATAATAATACCATTATGTTAAGAGAGCAGCCTGAACAGGTAGAAAAGAAAGTATTGACTATGCCAACCGATCCGGCACGAGTCAAACGAACTGATCCTGGTGAGCCAGAAAAATGTCCTGTATGGCAATTCCATAAAATTTATTCCAATAATGAAGTTAAGGATTGGGTTCAAAAAGGATGTCGCTCTGCAGGAATTGGTTGTATTGATTGTAAAAGACCCGTGATTGACGCCATTAATCAAGAACTCACCCCTATTCAAGAATCAATCGCTGATTACGAGGCCGATTTAGGGTCGGTCAAGCGTATCGTTAGTGAAGGAAGTGAATCTGCACGAGAAGAAGCGAATAAAACGTTAAATACTGTAAGAGAAGTGATGGGTTTGGATTACTGA